Proteins found in one Haloferax litoreum genomic segment:
- a CDS encoding NUDIX hydrolase: MDLAGVTRHEPVTVEAGRRAAVIAPVLFRDERPHVLFTKRADHLGEHPGQMSFPGGGREPADADLRATALRESNEEIGLRSEEVTFHGQLDDILTITDYSVTPFVATIPDREYDPDHREVAEIAALAVDDLTDRSNYESELRDHPKYGEIRLHFFHVDGYTVWGATGRMLVQLLELTTEWNVPPEVDRVVDPDADYPV; this comes from the coding sequence ATGGACCTCGCGGGCGTCACCCGACACGAACCGGTGACAGTCGAGGCGGGACGGCGGGCGGCGGTCATCGCCCCCGTGTTGTTCCGCGACGAGCGACCGCACGTGCTGTTCACGAAGCGCGCGGACCACCTCGGCGAACATCCCGGTCAGATGAGTTTCCCCGGCGGCGGGCGCGAACCCGCCGACGCGGACCTCCGAGCGACTGCGCTCCGCGAGTCGAACGAAGAGATTGGCCTTCGCTCCGAGGAAGTCACGTTCCACGGCCAACTCGACGACATTCTCACCATAACGGACTACAGTGTCACGCCGTTCGTCGCGACAATCCCGGACCGGGAGTACGACCCCGACCACCGGGAAGTCGCCGAGATTGCGGCGCTGGCAGTCGACGACTTGACCGACCGGTCGAACTACGAGTCGGAACTCCGCGACCACCCGAAGTACGGTGAGATACGACTGCATTTCTTCCACGTCGACGGCTACACCGTCTGGGGTGCGACCGGTCGAATGCTCGTCCAACTGCTCGAACTCACGACCGAGTGGAACGTCCCGCCAGAAGTCGACCGTGTGGTCGACCCCGACGCCGACTATCCTGTCTGA
- a CDS encoding DUF7109 family protein has translation MSESTYDDLAGIVDLFGALTRDELEHALDELAFKQGHETDADALADVVSDALDAYYLVAYETPDEADELLTVGPMAFPTLPPRAEDLPHILDVSVRDVPRNDLVEQVESRLRTAAAEAVESGDSDEIAHLLDVTYDLEAWADADVTDIRDRLDAALAEEGQA, from the coding sequence ATGAGCGAGTCCACCTACGACGACCTTGCCGGCATCGTCGACCTCTTCGGCGCACTCACTCGCGACGAACTCGAACACGCGCTCGACGAACTCGCGTTCAAACAGGGCCACGAGACAGACGCCGACGCACTCGCGGACGTCGTCTCGGACGCTCTCGACGCGTACTATCTCGTCGCCTACGAGACCCCCGACGAAGCAGACGAACTCCTCACTGTCGGCCCGATGGCGTTTCCCACACTCCCACCGCGGGCGGAGGACTTGCCGCACATTCTCGACGTTTCCGTCCGCGACGTGCCGCGGAACGACCTCGTCGAACAGGTCGAATCGCGCCTCCGGACGGCGGCGGCCGAGGCGGTCGAATCGGGCGACAGCGACGAGATTGCTCATCTCCTCGACGTGACGTACGACCTCGAAGCGTGGGCAGACGCCGACGTGACCGACATCAGGGACAGACTGGACGCAGCATTGGCCGAAGAGGGGCAGGCCTAA
- a CDS encoding MFS transporter translates to MVLLVNLARVVFAPLLGEFITFFDVNRATVGFVATLVWLGSASLRVPTGWLLTRVPRHHVVLGTGVILVAASILTASAESIEMLMVGAASMGLASGAYFVAANPLVSELYPERVGRAMGIHGTASQLAAVGVAPFVTLVLAVGPSVTAQLGFVSASWQLVFVCIGIAAAVVTLALFFTSRSTELPDAGAADRDLIGAVRKEWRIILTGVVILGFTGFVWQGLFNFYELYMVTKGLPAATARNMLTVVFGAGVPAFFFSGRLADRLPRVPYILGVLVAFVLSVFVLTQTTGLFALLVVTAIVGYVIHSLFPALDAYLLDTLPDESRGSAYSVYSFGMMIFQASGSGTVGYLTDVGYTFDQVFVGFALGLSAVVTGLVVFQRAGRLPN, encoded by the coding sequence ATGGTGCTGCTCGTCAATCTCGCTCGTGTCGTCTTTGCCCCCCTCCTCGGCGAGTTTATCACCTTCTTCGACGTCAACCGCGCGACGGTCGGATTCGTCGCGACGCTCGTGTGGCTTGGCAGTGCCAGTCTCCGCGTTCCCACGGGATGGCTTCTCACGCGGGTTCCTCGCCACCACGTCGTCCTCGGAACCGGCGTCATCCTCGTCGCCGCCTCGATACTGACAGCGAGCGCAGAGTCCATCGAGATGCTGATGGTCGGTGCCGCCTCGATGGGCCTCGCCTCGGGTGCGTACTTCGTCGCCGCCAACCCACTGGTGAGCGAACTCTACCCCGAACGCGTCGGCCGCGCGATGGGTATCCACGGCACTGCGAGCCAACTTGCGGCCGTCGGCGTCGCCCCGTTCGTCACCCTCGTCCTCGCCGTCGGCCCCTCCGTGACGGCCCAACTCGGGTTCGTCTCCGCGTCGTGGCAACTCGTCTTCGTCTGCATCGGTATCGCCGCCGCCGTAGTCACGCTCGCACTCTTCTTCACCTCGCGGTCTACCGAACTCCCCGACGCGGGCGCGGCGGACCGTGACCTCATCGGCGCCGTCCGTAAGGAGTGGCGCATCATCCTCACCGGCGTCGTCATTCTCGGGTTCACCGGATTCGTCTGGCAGGGCCTGTTCAACTTCTACGAACTCTACATGGTGACCAAAGGCCTCCCGGCGGCGACGGCGCGAAACATGCTCACCGTCGTCTTCGGCGCGGGCGTGCCGGCGTTCTTCTTCTCTGGCCGCCTCGCCGACAGACTGCCGCGCGTCCCCTACATCCTCGGCGTCCTCGTCGCCTTCGTTCTCTCGGTGTTCGTCCTCACGCAGACGACTGGCCTCTTCGCGTTGCTCGTCGTCACGGCTATCGTGGGCTACGTCATCCACAGTCTGTTTCCGGCGCTCGACGCCTACCTGCTCGATACGCTCCCCGACGAGAGTCGCGGCAGCGCGTACTCGGTGTACTCCTTCGGGATGATGATTTTCCAGGCCAGTGGGTCGGGGACAGTCGGATACTTGACCGACGTGGGTTACACGTTCGACCAAGTGTTCGTCGGGTTCGCCCTCGGTCTGAGCGCCGTCGTCACCGGACTCGTCGTCTTCCAGCGTGCGGGCCGCTTGCCGAACTGA
- a CDS encoding DUF7388 family protein, producing MLTAGRAVSKAGLDAVALKPAECDVRRAVDIPLDIVAIDYEGRHRMPEREVLETLAGEKEVRLTTPVRADGFDPLGDDSLYEWLPDGIWQVLVAGHPAYLTDEEKRRPVAPRLKAARERTPDAWVGTEGIERIALAAGGTQYELLSRSTRRDVRALRAAGFDGEVALYAPTALTDDDDEILDAVGAYISRRRPVARALPDDAPTDSSAKGRAREVLLKAARDYALIGSVTDVRHRIDDLRDVGVDLVVGYPARGVDEFAE from the coding sequence ATGCTGACCGCCGGACGTGCGGTCTCGAAAGCCGGATTGGACGCTGTCGCACTCAAACCCGCCGAGTGTGACGTGCGTCGAGCGGTCGATATCCCACTGGATATCGTCGCCATCGACTACGAGGGTCGCCACCGGATGCCCGAACGCGAGGTTCTCGAAACACTCGCGGGCGAGAAGGAAGTCAGACTGACGACGCCGGTTCGGGCCGATGGGTTCGACCCGCTCGGCGACGACTCACTGTACGAGTGGCTTCCCGACGGCATTTGGCAGGTACTCGTCGCGGGCCACCCCGCCTACCTGACCGACGAAGAGAAGAGACGGCCGGTCGCTCCCCGACTCAAAGCGGCCAGAGAGCGGACACCGGACGCGTGGGTCGGCACCGAAGGAATCGAGCGCATCGCTCTCGCGGCGGGCGGCACGCAGTACGAACTGCTCTCTCGGTCGACACGGCGAGACGTTCGCGCCCTTCGCGCTGCCGGATTCGACGGAGAAGTCGCACTCTACGCGCCGACCGCACTGACTGACGACGACGACGAGATTCTCGACGCCGTCGGGGCCTACATCTCCCGGCGACGTCCCGTCGCGCGGGCACTCCCGGACGACGCACCCACAGACTCGTCCGCCAAGGGTCGCGCGCGAGAGGTCCTCCTCAAAGCCGCCCGTGACTACGCACTCATCGGGTCGGTGACGGACGTTCGCCACCGTATCGACGACCTCCGTGACGTCGGTGTCGACCTCGTCGTCGGCTATCCCGCACGCGGCGTCGACGAGTTCGCGGAGTAA
- a CDS encoding aldo/keto reductase, which produces MATGPGTWAYRDRFGDSFGRTFFRRFGPGVVSSIGIGTYLGDPTDEVDDRYRESLVLALESGINLVDTASNYRHGRSERVVGDALREADIDREAVVVASKAGFVPFDRSRPENPGQYIRETVLDAELAEADELAHGSHTIAPTFVDEMVDRSLDLTGLDHIDLYYLHNPETQLAIADRETVYDRIEAAFEVLERRVAADDIGRYGVATWEAFRVAPDHEAYLSLPEVVRRAERAAETVGNEESALDAIQLPFNVVMADAFSVDAHETDDGEATSALWYAHEHDLHVFTSASIAQGDLAAQIPSSIDDVLSGDTFAQRALNFSRSAPGVTAALVGASSSEHVAENVAAGTFDPLGARAFDSVFE; this is translated from the coding sequence ATGGCTACTGGACCGGGCACATGGGCTTACCGTGACCGCTTCGGCGACAGTTTCGGTCGGACCTTCTTCCGCCGATTCGGACCCGGCGTCGTTTCGAGCATCGGTATCGGGACGTATCTCGGTGACCCGACCGACGAGGTAGACGACAGATACCGCGAGTCGCTCGTCCTCGCACTGGAGAGCGGTATCAACCTCGTCGACACGGCATCGAACTACCGCCACGGTCGGTCGGAACGCGTCGTCGGCGACGCACTCCGCGAGGCGGACATCGACCGGGAGGCAGTCGTCGTCGCCTCGAAAGCCGGGTTCGTCCCCTTCGACCGCTCACGCCCCGAGAATCCCGGACAGTACATCCGCGAGACGGTTCTCGATGCGGAACTCGCGGAGGCGGACGAACTCGCCCACGGCAGTCACACCATCGCGCCGACGTTCGTCGACGAGATGGTCGACCGCTCGCTCGACCTGACTGGCCTCGACCACATCGACCTCTACTACCTCCACAACCCCGAGACGCAGTTGGCTATCGCCGACCGTGAGACCGTCTACGACCGCATCGAAGCGGCCTTCGAAGTGCTCGAACGGCGAGTCGCCGCGGACGATATCGGCCGCTACGGCGTCGCGACGTGGGAAGCGTTCCGCGTCGCGCCCGACCACGAGGCGTACCTCTCGCTCCCGGAAGTCGTCCGCCGGGCCGAACGCGCGGCCGAGACGGTCGGAAACGAGGAGTCGGCACTCGACGCGATTCAACTGCCGTTCAACGTCGTGATGGCCGACGCGTTCTCCGTCGACGCCCACGAGACGGACGACGGCGAGGCGACGAGTGCGCTGTGGTACGCTCACGAACACGACTTGCACGTCTTCACCAGCGCGAGCATCGCACAGGGTGACCTCGCCGCGCAGATTCCGTCGTCGATAGACGACGTCCTCTCGGGAGATACGTTCGCCCAGCGCGCGCTCAACTTCTCGCGGAGTGCACCGGGTGTCACTGCCGCGTTAGTCGGTGCGTCGTCGTCAGAACACGTCGCAGAGAACGTCGCTGCCGGCACGTTCGACCCACTCGGAGCGCGGGCGTTCGATTCCGTCTTCGAGTGA
- a CDS encoding NAD(P)/FAD-dependent oxidoreductase, translating to MQSPERVAVVGAGAVGLTVAADLAANGARVTLFERDTPGAGMTGRAAGICYDAYAEDIDVSVADRAMARFRSLSGDRAFVFHETPYVFLARTGDDASASALREAVERMQVHGRDVSTVTADELGERFPIQTDDVTLAGVAENAGWADPGAYVDLFVERCEDAGVEFRLGDAVSVRADPPGVAIDDVVTARFDAVVVAAGVHSRRLLADAGYPIALKPYRVQALVGECEYDGPTVYDATNESYLRPHPAGVLAGDGVEPVEADPMDWDATADDWFVRESLTATSHRTKTEPTVERAWAGLCGATPDRNPLVGAVADGLYVAAGWHGHGFMWAPAIGELLGDAVLGTADEPLPQQFDPRRFDGDESFAVVDGMTLDGDGESREK from the coding sequence ATGCAGTCTCCCGAACGAGTCGCCGTCGTCGGCGCGGGTGCGGTCGGTCTGACCGTTGCCGCCGACCTCGCAGCGAACGGCGCGCGGGTCACCCTCTTCGAACGAGACACGCCCGGGGCGGGGATGACGGGTCGTGCGGCGGGCATCTGTTACGACGCCTACGCCGAAGACATCGACGTGTCTGTCGCCGACCGCGCGATGGCCCGGTTTCGCTCACTGTCGGGAGACCGAGCGTTCGTCTTCCACGAGACTCCCTACGTCTTCCTCGCTCGGACCGGAGACGACGCGTCGGCGTCCGCACTCCGGGAGGCAGTCGAACGCATGCAGGTCCACGGCCGCGACGTTTCGACGGTCACTGCCGACGAACTCGGGGAGCGATTTCCCATCCAGACCGACGACGTCACCCTCGCGGGCGTCGCCGAGAACGCTGGGTGGGCCGACCCCGGGGCGTACGTCGACCTGTTCGTCGAGAGGTGCGAAGACGCCGGCGTAGAGTTCCGCCTCGGCGACGCGGTGTCGGTTCGTGCCGACCCGCCGGGCGTCGCCATCGACGACGTGGTAACTGCGCGCTTCGACGCCGTCGTCGTCGCCGCAGGCGTTCACTCGCGCCGTCTCCTCGCCGACGCCGGCTATCCAATCGCGCTCAAACCGTACCGCGTGCAGGCGCTCGTCGGCGAGTGCGAGTACGACGGCCCAACCGTCTACGACGCGACAAACGAATCGTACCTCCGTCCCCACCCGGCGGGTGTCCTCGCAGGCGATGGTGTCGAACCCGTCGAAGCAGACCCGATGGACTGGGATGCGACTGCCGACGACTGGTTCGTCCGCGAGTCGCTCACGGCGACTTCACACCGGACGAAGACGGAACCGACGGTCGAACGCGCGTGGGCCGGCCTTTGCGGGGCCACGCCTGACCGAAATCCTCTCGTCGGTGCAGTCGCCGATGGCCTCTACGTCGCCGCGGGATGGCACGGCCACGGCTTCATGTGGGCACCGGCGATTGGCGAACTCCTCGGAGACGCGGTTCTCGGGACAGCAGACGAACCGCTCCCACAGCAGTTCGACCCCCGCCGATTCGACGGGGACGAGTCGTTCGCGGTGGTCGACGGGATGACACTCGACGGTGACGGAGAATCGAGAGAGAAGTAG
- a CDS encoding glycosyl transferase family 2 yields the protein MEYVQERVTTLHDLSGTVPDAPTDRAAVVVPMTEREYAGLAAERVLSTLESLSPARVVVPLRAPADRVVPFVDWLADFDLPLDVLWCDGPRVADLLEESGIDGVRGKGRDVWLALGVAADEDYVVVHDADTKTYDERYVSRLLFPLAHGHDFSKGYYARVEDGNLYGRLFRLFYAPLVRTLADETDAPIVHYLESFRYALAGEFAMTGDLALQMRSPRDWGLEVGTLGDAFAHAGFERSAQVDLGAYEHDHRAVSGPTGLSDMSESVGRTLLQTVVEHGGTPDFETLAERYRETGFQFVEQYAADAAFNDFDYDRAGEREQVETYAQAVVEPGDDTRLPAWNDAPLSPADVLAAARADIDAVRGEVGR from the coding sequence ATGGAGTACGTACAAGAGCGGGTCACGACGCTCCACGACCTCTCGGGGACGGTCCCCGACGCCCCCACGGACCGTGCGGCCGTGGTCGTCCCCATGACCGAACGAGAGTACGCCGGCCTCGCGGCAGAGCGCGTCCTCTCGACGCTGGAGTCACTCTCGCCCGCCCGTGTCGTCGTTCCGCTTCGCGCCCCCGCCGACCGTGTCGTGCCCTTCGTCGATTGGTTAGCCGACTTCGACCTCCCACTCGACGTGTTGTGGTGCGACGGGCCGCGCGTCGCGGACTTACTCGAAGAGAGTGGCATCGACGGCGTGCGAGGCAAGGGCCGCGACGTGTGGCTTGCACTCGGGGTCGCCGCCGACGAAGACTACGTCGTCGTCCACGACGCGGACACCAAGACCTACGACGAGCGGTACGTCTCGCGACTCCTGTTTCCGCTCGCCCACGGCCACGACTTCTCGAAGGGGTACTACGCCCGCGTCGAAGACGGGAATCTGTACGGCCGACTCTTCAGGCTCTTCTACGCGCCACTCGTCCGCACCCTCGCCGACGAGACGGATGCGCCAATCGTCCACTACCTCGAATCGTTCCGATACGCGCTCGCCGGCGAGTTCGCCATGACCGGTGACCTCGCGTTGCAGATGCGTTCCCCTCGGGACTGGGGACTGGAGGTCGGAACGCTCGGCGATGCCTTTGCACACGCTGGATTCGAGCGCAGCGCACAGGTGGACCTCGGTGCGTACGAACACGACCACCGGGCGGTCAGTGGCCCAACGGGACTCTCGGACATGAGTGAGTCTGTCGGCCGAACGCTCCTCCAAACTGTCGTCGAACACGGCGGCACACCCGACTTCGAGACACTCGCCGAGCGCTACCGCGAGACCGGCTTCCAGTTCGTCGAACAGTACGCCGCCGACGCGGCGTTCAACGACTTCGACTACGACCGGGCCGGCGAGCGTGAACAGGTCGAGACGTACGCGCAGGCCGTGGTCGAACCGGGAGACGACACGCGACTTCCGGCGTGGAACGATGCACCACTATCGCCCGCGGACGTGCTGGCCGCGGCGCGGGCCGATATCGACGCGGTTCGTGGAGAGGTGGGCCGATGA
- a CDS encoding DHH family phosphoesterase produces MVGSVGQFDSGEVFESVGSFVSTHPELAAAIVVGIGTVALALYAAIRFKRPMGARFAEALEDVDEVAILMHPNPDPDAMAAAIGVACLAEQVGTKPTIQFAGQIRHQENRAFRTVLDLDLDAIDHVSDLAAEAVILVDHNTPRGFAGAEGVLPYAVVDHHPGDGTGEAFTDVRTDYGACSSIIAEYFRDLGANPVPPDMHASEVNSTYTVPSQVATGLVYGILTDTKHLTAGCSSADFDAAGYLFPGVNEDHLDRIANPEVSREVLEAKARAIAGRDVRGPFAVADIGTLSNVDAIPQAADELIQLEGVTAAVVCGERDGNVYLSGRSRDDRVHMGRTLEAALTDYRGSSAGGHARMGGGQILRPETVTDGGNGGGIVRDELVERVFEALQGDI; encoded by the coding sequence ATGGTCGGTTCGGTGGGACAGTTCGACTCGGGAGAGGTGTTCGAGTCGGTGGGGTCGTTCGTCAGCACACACCCGGAATTAGCGGCGGCTATCGTCGTCGGCATCGGAACCGTGGCGCTCGCACTCTACGCGGCGATTCGGTTCAAGCGCCCGATGGGCGCTCGCTTCGCCGAGGCGCTCGAAGACGTCGACGAAGTCGCTATCCTCATGCACCCGAACCCGGACCCCGACGCGATGGCCGCCGCAATCGGGGTCGCGTGTCTCGCCGAACAGGTCGGCACGAAACCGACGATTCAGTTCGCCGGCCAGATTCGACATCAGGAAAACCGCGCGTTTCGAACCGTTCTCGACCTCGATTTAGACGCTATCGACCACGTGAGTGACCTCGCCGCCGAGGCGGTCATCCTCGTGGACCACAACACCCCACGTGGCTTTGCGGGGGCAGAGGGCGTCCTCCCGTACGCAGTCGTCGACCACCATCCGGGTGACGGCACGGGCGAGGCGTTCACGGACGTGCGAACCGACTACGGTGCCTGTTCGAGCATCATCGCGGAGTACTTCCGTGACCTCGGGGCGAACCCCGTGCCGCCGGACATGCACGCGAGCGAGGTGAACTCGACGTACACCGTCCCCTCACAGGTCGCGACGGGTCTCGTCTACGGCATCCTCACCGACACCAAGCACCTGACCGCCGGGTGTTCGTCGGCAGACTTCGACGCCGCAGGGTATCTCTTCCCCGGTGTGAACGAAGACCACCTCGACCGCATCGCGAACCCCGAAGTCTCCCGCGAGGTGCTCGAAGCGAAGGCCCGCGCAATCGCCGGACGCGACGTGCGCGGCCCGTTCGCCGTCGCCGACATCGGGACGCTCTCGAACGTCGATGCGATTCCGCAAGCGGCGGACGAACTCATCCAACTCGAAGGTGTCACCGCCGCCGTCGTCTGTGGCGAACGCGACGGCAACGTCTACCTCTCGGGTCGCTCTCGCGACGACAGAGTCCACATGGGCCGCACCCTCGAAGCGGCACTGACGGACTACCGTGGGTCGAGTGCGGGCGGACACGCTCGTATGGGCGGCGGGCAGATTCTCCGCCCCGAAACCGTCACCGACGGCGGGAACGGCGGTGGCATCGTCCGCGACGAACTCGTCGAACGCGTCTTCGAGGCGCTTCAAGGCGACATCTGA
- a CDS encoding HVO_0758 family zinc finger protein — MKTTRKGLRDGELEKDTYGRLTCAVCGESLKKKNDPDEVFALRICPDCGTEWKELR, encoded by the coding sequence ATGAAGACAACGCGGAAGGGCCTTCGAGACGGCGAATTGGAGAAAGATACGTACGGCCGACTGACGTGTGCGGTGTGCGGCGAGTCACTCAAGAAGAAGAACGACCCCGACGAAGTGTTCGCGCTTCGAATCTGCCCGGACTGCGGAACCGAGTGGAAAGAACTCAGATAA
- a CDS encoding DoxX family protein, with translation MAETGQIQMLGNRMDFDYSQGVTGYVLVLVRVLTGYWFLHAGWGKLMAAEPFNAAGWMANATAGSPVHGFLVWAANTPWMLEFTNLMIPAGEFLIGLGILVGALTRLAAFFGGFLMVFFYLGNADWGHGYVNGDLFGLLMFVIVGTLAAGRIYGLDAIIEKMEFVQQRPVLKYLLG, from the coding sequence ATGGCCGAAACCGGACAAATTCAGATGCTGGGGAACCGCATGGACTTCGACTACTCGCAAGGCGTCACGGGCTACGTGCTCGTCCTCGTCCGTGTCCTGACGGGGTACTGGTTCCTCCACGCAGGCTGGGGGAAGTTGATGGCTGCCGAACCCTTCAACGCGGCGGGCTGGATGGCGAACGCCACCGCGGGTTCGCCCGTCCACGGCTTCCTCGTGTGGGCGGCCAACACCCCGTGGATGCTGGAGTTCACGAACCTCATGATTCCGGCCGGTGAGTTCCTCATCGGTCTCGGCATCCTCGTGGGTGCCCTCACCCGCCTCGCCGCCTTCTTCGGCGGCTTCCTGATGGTGTTCTTCTACCTCGGGAACGCGGACTGGGGCCACGGCTACGTCAACGGCGACCTGTTCGGCCTCCTGATGTTCGTCATCGTCGGCACCCTCGCCGCAGGACGCATCTACGGCCTCGACGCCATCATCGAGAAGATGGAGTTCGTCCAGCAACGCCCCGTCCTCAAGTACCTCCTCGGCTGA